In the genome of Populus trichocarpa isolate Nisqually-1 chromosome 10, P.trichocarpa_v4.1, whole genome shotgun sequence, the window TAATGCATAACCCTCATTAACTGCATTAATCCAGTCAACTAAAGTTGGTCAGTAATATCTTCAATCTGAATTCAACACTACACTGAATTGTTGTGATCAGTGCATGCATCAGCTAggggttaaatatttttttataaatgatttgaCATTCATTGAAACTATTAGTGCTGACTGATTTTAGTCAAATATGTGAAAATCTTTGTTGGTGGTAACTGTTAAGCAACATGACACAGCTACTTAAACCATGGTTCTGATGAATGCATGCCCACAAAACATACACACATGATGAGGGGAAAAATGAAACTATTCTAGTTCTAAAAAGCTAACTTAAATGGCTCTTTGTAGATAATTGGCTTGCCTTCAATGACCAATCTAATTTATCAACCACTAAAGTTCATACGAGACCACCTACTATCTGGTCACCAAAATGAATTTCATGTACAAAAACTACAAGTGCTACTTCCCTGTTACTTGCCAAGGCAGTAATTACAGACTCTACACATGCTGGGGAGGGGAAATACCTGTCCCACTAGCCCACCATGTGTCGAACCAATACAGGAATTTATTTGACGATGAGGTtattaaaagagagaaagaatgcTTGATAAGAAATTGTGAGGATGACTTTTTCAGATGATCAAAACACAACATGTACTAAAAAACAACACCAGATGCCATCTTGTAGCTCATATCTCCAACAGAGGAACTTACTTGTTGAGCAGAAACCTTAGAAATCCAGGAAGGAAGCAGACAAGGAGTGTTATTCAATGCATCATAGGAAGACTCCTTTGCTTTCCCACAGTCAAGAACGAAAACAATATCATTGATAGTGATACTTGTCTCAGCAATATTAGTAGCCAGTGCTATTTTCCGCACACCCTCTTCAGGCTCATCAAATATTAACCTCTAAATGCATTCCAAATACATCATATTAGTAATgtttaagaaaattgaaagggaAGAATGTCCTGTGCAATCTTAAAAGAtaggataccaaaaaaatatcttagtaAAAAGCAGCTGAAATATGCAGTAAGAATTTGCTGTTCTACTTTCCACTATTGGTTACTTATTAATTTGCAGAAAATAAGCATATGAGTGGCAAGAAACTACACagtcaaatcaaattaataatcagaagagtaaattaaaagaataaaattaccTGCTCTGAGCTGGCCATAGAACCATGGCAAGTGAGCAACAAGACTCGGCTTGGATCTCCTAAGAAAGGATGAGCTTGAAGCTTATCCTTCAAAGAACTTATGTCATCCCACCCCGTCATGAAAACAAGAACAGCACCTGGCCTCTCATTCTCACAAATATTACATAAGAGATATTCAACAAGATTAAAACCTATGCTATCAGGATTCCAACATGACAAAGACTCCCGAGTCTGGCTACTGTACTCCTTAAAATCGGCTGTTCTAAGAGCatcctgattatattttttcaaaatgcaaaaagaaaaatcaaaatatataaaaattacaaaatggtAGAATATAACCTTAAGAACATCTATACCTCAACACTTGAAGCAATTTGACTCTTCCTTTTTCTCGGAGCTTGTTTGCCTATCCTCCACATCTTTTCCTGACCATAACCATCAATTTGGTTGCATTGGGTCAATCTGTAACCCGTCATTTCCAGAATATTTTCCAGAAAATGAGTTCGTACCGGGAATGTAAAACCCTAAATAAGACCGTTAAAAGAAGGACCATTAGAACAAACCTTCCAACCCATGgattgcaataataataataataataataataatgttaagagacaaataaaagatttaacATGCCAAAATAGATGGATGCACATtgaataaataagttttaaccAGTCATGGCAAGACCAATCAGCATTAAGGAAATATTTACCacaacaacaataaagaaagaaacagaacTTCCTAACTACATTGGGTAATTtaagattgaataaaaataagatgACCACAATAAATGTGGAGAGTTGTTCTCAAACAataatgaaatcagaaaaaagtaCCATAGCCCATCTTTGCTCGTCAGAATAGATGTCACTCCGCATTTTCAACTTTACTCATCACATTGCCTAAACTGGTGGATTATTTAGTATACAATCAAAAAGAGTCTCACTGCACCttcttctaacaaaaaaataattctactATCCTGTGAActcatatttttattctttaaaactAGGGTAGAATAAACAATGACCATCATTTCAATGTATTATTGAAGGCAGAAAATCAAGAAATCCACTGGTAAATTGTTTGTATCACCAGATGCTTGTCATACCAGTGCAATGACCAAGCAAATTCATATACTGATGGATTCTAACTATAAATTGCCTCGACAAACAATGAACGAAGACGGTGCAACACTGCTAACTGGACTTTTAGCTTACTGGAATGCGTAGTATTGGAGCTCCATCAAAATATGATGAGAAAAGCTCGGCATCAAGGGTTGCACTCATCAGAATCAGCTTCAGTTCTGGCCGATGAGGAAGGAGATCCTTAAGGACAATGAGCAGAAAATCTGGTGTCAAAAGTTCATTGTGAGAAATCAGATCTCATCATCCCCAAAATAAAACCTCAAACAGCTAAAAGTTACCCTCATTCATTCCACGTTCGTGAATCTCATCCACAATCACATGAGTTATTCCTTTTAAACTTCTATCAACAAGCAGTCTTCTCAACAGGATGCCAGTGGTACAGAAGAGAAGGTGGGTATCCTTTCCCTTTACACCCTCAAGCCGAACCTTGTATCCGACCTTCAAACAAAAGCCAATAAAACAAcaagatttgcttcaatttCTTGAAATGTGTTACTGATAGAAGGTAGTGATTCGGACAAAGTAACCCAGAATGTTTCTGAGAAGAAACTCACACGTTCACCCAATTTCTCCCCTCTCTCTGAAGCAATTCTTTCAGAAACAGACATAGCAGATATTCGTCTTGGCTGTGTACATATAATATTACAAACAGCTCCACGAACAGATTCTACCTCAGATTCTAAAATGAATTGTGGAATTTGCGTGGTTTTGCCGCAGCCAGTTGCACCAGAGATTATAACAAtctgtaaaatacaaaaagttaGGCTTTATTGCAAATCATGAAGCATTAATTCTTGAATAATATTGACAAGCAAAGCTAGGAATCAATCCACACCAGCATAACAATTCTTTCCATCCTCGTGTGTGTGGAAGTTCAACTTCAATATATAACAATAacatcccaataaaaaaattaagacaaaaaaCTTGAAAGTTCAGTAGACCACAGGATTTACCATCTTCAAATACAGAAAACCTAACCGAAGTAATGATTTCCTTTTGACAAGCTTATTACATCATTGCAATGAACTTCAAAGGAGGTTTAGTAGCAGGAGAGATGGATTATAGACAAGGAAATTTATGGTAACATAAAGGTATTCTAGCTTGGTGCATTTAGACAAGCTTGAATAAACTTTATACAAACCAAGTGTGAGCTCTTAACCCTTATGCTGAATACATTCATTTCTTAGAAACACAGACAGATACcttcatttaagaaaattaatgacAACAGATTTCCATGCAAAGTTGGAACCAaacaacttataaaaaaaaagaggaaaagaaaaaagtacaaAAGACCTATGCATTACAAACCTGATTTTGTGAAATGGCTGCCAATATGGCATCCTTCTCTTTGTAAGCAGGAAGAGTTTTACGAAATTCAAGCATCTTGCAGCCTTCTGGAGATtcctaaaagaaattaaaaaaaactaacttcaTCATATTTCAGAATTCAAATCAGGAAACATaccgcaaaaaaaaaattaaacctcttcaagttctttaatcaaaaaattaaaaaaaaaatcaatgtttaacAAAACTATGAATAAACATACTAGAATCTCATACAATCTTTGCAAGTACTCTGTGCATGTATTCTTACCTGGGCAACAAGTTACCTAGCACCATCCAGACTTATAGACAACCTCAATGAAGAGGAGAGTTAGCAAGTCTTAAGTCTGGACCAGTATCCACTTGTAAAAAATGGTTTTGGCTCAGGATATTATGATAGACTGTATAAACACAAACTAGTAAGGGCCTGATGAACATTTTCCCCTTCATTAGGATTACAAACTAAATGCAAGGACAAGGAACTCCAAATGTTGTCTGAAACTGATGATATTATTGTCCAAATCTTATTTGcacatataatttgaaaaatcctGTGGTCCACCacattgatataataaaaatggtGAGCTAAGGTCTGTTACATGACAAGGTGCAATCCAAAACTGCTAGTTACAAGAGGGACTCTCTCTACAAATTTTCAGAACATTTATGTGAAAATGGCCATTGCAAAATGAAAATGCAACACTTTAGCTCCTCCAAGAACTGAAGTCTGGATTTGTCCCCGTAAACAACCCAAGTTTGAGAATGCGCAAGGCACCTACAATTATCTAAGCTAAGACATGGAGCAAtgccaaaagaaaataatccaaattttatttaaggTAAAAAACGAAAaggaatcttttaaaaattaaccctgCCACCATAATAATAAAGTGATGGTGTTATGAACAGAGGTTCGAACATGGGTCTACCAGTGTAAAGCCTAGGACATCgtatttattaggtttttttatttaaaaaaaaataatggggtATCTTATCAGTGAAAAGAGTAGAATATACTGGTATCGGAGCCTAATAATTAGTTCaggatattaaattttataaaatacatacAGCTCAAATTTTTCCCGTGAATGAAATCCCAATATCACatccctttttaaaaaaaaaaaacgacaaaCTAATTTTGGTGtgtaatttttagttaaaaaagtACATTAATTATCTACCTGAGAAGATATTGGATCATATGGGACTTGTATGCAAGTGTGGGAAAACAAAGTGGAAAACCAATACTATTCATTTATTTGCGCGAGACGAGGAGCCACCTTCCTAGCAGTGGCAGGGGTTTAAAGCCCATCTGCAAAGCtgctttttaataataaataataatagtaattgtgTTTACATGCTGTCTATCCTCTCAAGTCGCAAAAGAACGATTGTTCCAAAGCCAGTGGGACTGGTTTTTCTCCAGGATTTTTCTTGAGGCAATTTTTCACAAAGTAACTGGTATGGAGATTTGCCTGAGATGATAGCTATATGGAAGAGATGCATTGATATAGAAATAGATACATGACAAAGTTCCGTATTATTCAGGGTAAGATAACCTGCCAAGCTTGTTGCTGATCACACAATTGCATACTTCTCCGCCACAGAATTTTCTCCGTAACAGCCTTACTGGATGCCAGTGGCTCAGGTTGCTCAAAAAGCCCATCATCTGTGGAGAGACTACTACTGCTTGATCTAGAAAATGTATCTGGAAAATTACTATTAATCCTGGACCTTTGATAGAGGTAGTCTCCAAGATAAGCATCAACTCTTTGTAGCAAACCAAGAGGTAAGTTCACCTGCCAATTCTTCAAACCTTCAATTTAAAGCTCACAAACCATGTCTAATGAAAAGTACAAAAGCTGTATATGGAACATGCAGAAGGTTTTTCCAACAAGGGGCAAACAAATgtacaaaagaaaacaagaataaatgGACATTGAAAATACATATGCGGTGTTTCGGACCtaaaattcaattgaaagaGATTTAAGAGCTTAGGACGAGATGAAGCGTGCAAAAACAGGGGCCAGAAAAGAGCAAAAAAGGAAATAACACTTCAGCAATTCAGCTTTCAAAGCTAATAACGACATTGTTTTGGTTTATGAACCAAAACTACATCAGACAGATGAGAGCAGAACTTTGTAAATAGAAGCAGGAGAAAGTACCTCCCTCTGCGGACGCTTGTCATCCAAATCAAATCTGTAGTTTGGAAGCGGAGCCTtgctaaaaacaacaactttcGCATAGGAATGGCTGccaagataaataaaaacaaaatcagtaaAAACACCAAATGGAAACCAGCAGTATATCAAGAAATACAAGATACCACCTGTGCAAGCCCATTTTACTCGCAAGAGCAGCTATTTGCTCAAAATCACGCCGGtcctttttctctcttgaaATCAACTCTTGCTTCTCCTTGTCATGCAAAAGCATTGTTAATTTCCGTTTCCACTCCTCAATGTCATCAGAAAGGTAAGCACCCTAACAACCAGAGTTTtgaagaacaattaaaaaattaaaaattaagctaaATTGATTCGATATCGAAATTACATTGATCGATACGTTACTCACAGGTTGAACCACGGGGGAGTCCGTTTCAAGATCAGAGCCTTCCTCTGATTCTCGGTCATCGTAGGCAGAAACAAATTTCGGTGCCGGTTTCTTATTACtgttaaaatcattattatcagCGACGCCGTTTCTCTGTTGTTGATGAAGAGGAGGACGGTTTCTAGGGTTTAAAACAGTAGTGCTCTCGCTGTGATTTTCGCGAAATTTGGAGCCAATTGGAGGATAAGGAGAAGAAGCATTAGAGGAGGAGTGACAGTAGGGAGTGGAGACGAGGGAGCGGATACGGCAGTGTGGAGGGACGTAAACGGCGCCTAATGAGGAAGGCGGCGACCGGTCCTTCATTGCTGTGGAGGAGACAGATGTCGAGGGTTTTACGGTTTGGGGAATTTGCCAGGGAGGTGAATGAAGGAGAGAAGATAGCATGCGAGGTGAAATAACGGTATCGTTTTTGGTGGAAAAATTTTACAGGTTCTGATCGATGATTCTTCAGGTTGTTCTCTGGCGGTGTGCCGGCTTAACAGTTGAGTTGAGCGAGCTTGTCCTTCTAGATCGAAACGATAGTGTCTATTTTCACGCGCCTTGTCTTTCTACCTCCTTTCTTTTTCGCTCCGCCATCTGCACCTCATTTAGTTTTCGAATTTGATAGCTAAATTTATAGGCCGGGTCACTTATTTTTACAGtgtaaaaaaagattttcattgatataaaacaagaaaaatctataTTCCATGTAATGGAAAGAGATTGCCCGCTTTATCATAATGGCAACCCTGTAAGCAAACCAagaaaataccataaaaaatttaatcaattaatttaatttaatttaaaatttcttgataatttatgtttttttcaaaataaataaaaaatctcataagaaaatatttaaagataagaccaaagaaaattaactcaaaaaaaaaaccaaaatctgaGTAAACTTTCTGAATTTGAGTTAAtctaatttgttaaatttcatatttatattctattaaatttcatttaacaTTGAAGATGAGAtaagttgatttaatttaatttaataaaaaaataaaattccttttaaTAAAACAAGATCTAACAAATATCACACAAAAAAAGCCGAGGCAAtattaactaatttaatataattaaaaaaatcattttaaaaaagctatatatagcaaagacaagaaaaaaaaactaagacaactcatgttattttcaaaacttttgaaaaatcccataaaaagtagaaaaaaatacgAGGTaatgaaactaaaatattaaaaaataaaagaaagcaaacaaataaaTCCGGACAAACCTTCTATTCCTTGATTAATATCTCAAACTCGCAACTCATTAAGTAGACTCAAGCTTGATTAAGAAGGCCAGCTCTTGACAAAGttgatattaaatgataaaatcacaaaaaaaaaattcaaattaaaaaaataaaggtaaaaaaataaaataaaaataaggatcaaatttgataggaaaaaaactcaaaaataataaaattaaaaaaatatattttaaataaaataaataataattaaaaaaataaaaataaaaattaatatataaaaaaatccatcaactTAATGctataacttaaattttatttcattaaaaaaaaaaacaaggaaatgaatagattaatttggattaacttaattttaaaaaaatatataattttgataaaaataaattaacaagttCCACCCAgggtctaataaaaaaaatgaagatttacCCCAGATCAATAAGGTCATGAGTCAAACCATGTCAATtccttactttattttttttcaacccaaACCATTTTTTCTTCGACCCAGGACCAAGTTCATTCTAAATCAACTTAAATCACCTTAACAGGgctgtaattattatttttttcaaagaaatgtATTTAAAATGTATCTTGACGCTGCTGGGCCATTTTCAAAATgtatctttaaaaataagaacatacatatatatatatatatatatatatatatattcttctttaTTACACTAAACCCACCTCACCGATCGAAGCTGGCAAAAGTTTTCCTTTCGCGACGATATTATTCAAGCTCTCTGGCGTTAGCCacataagaaataaacaaagaagCTTATCATCTAATGCTATAACTTCTCAGCTTGCATAGCTAGCAAATTAACAAGGAACAATACAAAAGGCGAAATTACATATTATTTGGGGGCAAGGAGTACTAGTTTGATTAATGCTGCTCAATAGGTATAGCCCTTTACGAACATTCCCTTCGTAGCTTCCTCGCTTTCACCCTCGGCAGAATACCTTCCAAGCTGAGCCAAGGAGTTAGCCTTGGCACGCACCAAAAGTGACTTCTGAGCAGCTTCCACCTTATCAGGGCGTCCTTGCCATGTCTTGAGCACGGTGTTCTGCAGTGCACGTGCATATGAGAAGGAAACATGCCATGGGTTGGGGCTTTGGTTCATTGCATTGAGGTTGAGGGTTGCTTGCACTTCAGATTGCCCTCCAGACAAAAACTGAAAAGTAGACAGAAGTAGCTCACTTTGCAGCAGTGACCAAATTACTCTCAAATCATCGTCAATGATtcaacaaaatttcaaattaaagtcAATATATAGATTGCTGTAAGGAGAGCTTCAATTCCTTTCACTATCTTGAATCAATCTGTTTACCACAATAAATTTGGATCCAATTTTCAAGAAATCAGTATCCATCTCCTTTCACCAACAGAAGTTTAAAATCTCTTAAAAAGGACACTTGGCAACATTCTAGACCAAATTGCGAGTAATAATAGGATCAATCATATCATTCAATTTATAAGCCCAGTCCCCATTATAGGACATGCAATATTTGGCTTTAGGCACTCGAGACCTTTACTATTCAATTTCACATGGTAAGAAGAGGGAACTGAAGTGTTCAAGAAATAAATGTACATCAATTTAGATTCCTGATAAAAACAGGGTTCCAGTATTCATACCATGATACCAGGAACTGCAGGAGGTACTCTCCTTTTAAGCATCGTAAGTGTATATTTGGCTATGGTATCTGCTGATGCCTTCTCCTTGTGTTCAGCCCCTGGCGTTACCATGCTAGGCTTAAGTAGGATGCCCTCAAACACAACATTGTTTTCAGCCAAATAGTAAAAGACTTCTGACCAGACCTTCTCAGCAACTTCAAGGGTCCTGTCAATTGGATGGTCCCCATCAAGTAGAATCTCAGGCTCAACTATGGGCACAAGACCGTTATCCTGCACACAAAATTTATCATCAACAAAGAATAGCAAAGAACCTCAAAAAACTTGAATCTCATAGTACTAAAATGAGGAATGGGTGTAGTTTAGCTTTATCAGGACTTGACAACTTCGTAACAATAAAAGTCAACCTATTTTTAGATAGGAAAATCCCAACCAACATTCCAAACTGCTAATCACCTGAACAAAATCTGAGAAGTAACATAAATCAGCACAAACCACAGACTACCCCTACCTCTCCCAGCCAAGAAAAGAGATGTAGAATAAAGGGAAAAGGAATGCATTGGAAAGGTTTGGAAATATGAGTGAGGAATGCGCTATGAGAACAAAAGAATACCTGAGAAATGGCAGCATATCGTGCAAGCCCCCATGCAGCTTCCTTGACAGCCAGAGCAGAAGGGCCACAGGGAATGCTGACAACAGTCCTCCTGGATATTGCAACGTGATCATGCAACAATAAAACACAAGGAATATAAAATGCTATTGGAATAGCAGACAAATTAAATGGATTAACAAAAGCACAACAATATTACATAGAACTTGAGCAGACTTACCACTTAGCAAAACGTGCACCTTGCTTGTAATATTCAGCAGATCTTGAAGCCAATCCATCCAAACCTTGGCACCAAGACTCGTTGTTTGAACCTGGTAGGGGGACTAAACCCTGAAACAATAAAAGTTACGTAGTAACACATACATAAGCTCATTGTGAAAGTGAAAAACCAAATATCCAAtacatgatttatattttgtaaattcTATTGACCATGCACCTTGTCAACTTTGATGCCAGGTACAATGTTCTCATCACGCAGGCAATCCACGAACTTCTTTCCATCAGTTGTAGACTGGTAAAGTGTCTCCTCGAAAAGAATGGCACCAGAAATGTATTCGCCAAGACCAGGAGTAGTCAATAAAAGTTGTCTGTATGCTTGTCGGTTGGTTTCGGTGTTATCCAAGCCAATAGATGCCAACCTCTTCCCACAGGTTGCATTTGATTCGTCTATGGCAAGGATACCACGACCAGGTGATGCAATAGTTTTCTACACCATCAATCCAGAAGCCAGACTCAGTTTTGCACAATAAACTacgtaaataaaaacaaatgatgaccCAATTCTTTGTCTCCTTCCATTCTGAATAAAATCTAGAGATACTGAAGCGATATACAGAACAACAATTATTGAAaggaataaataacaaaatcattcAATATATACACGTAcaggtcatatatatataaataaattttagaaagcaAAACGATGTatagaaaagaatataattaattcgaaattaaaaaaacaaaaaaataaattttatgaaatgaTGCCTGGATTTAACATAAGCTTAATAGATGTAACAGTTGAAGCATTCCAAGCAATCTAATCATAAACAAGTTCGAATATCTGATTTGTCAACCAGCAAATCTAATAAAGCATCAGCAACGAAAACAAGtctaaataaaagaagaagaagaagatggaacTAACAGCGGTTTGGACGAGCTCGTCAGTGTAAGAGTTGGCACGGATCGAAAAGGAGACTCGGCGAGTTGAGGATCCCTGAGATCGCTGGCCGAAAGGTGACTTTTGGCCGATCCATGAAGACGACGCTGCGTTTAGCTTTACAAGGTTTGCACAGGCCATCACTTCGAGATATAATAATTAGATCAAGATCGAGAGAGAAGTTAGGTTTTCGACGTTTACGAGAAAATTGGCTTTCGCGGTCTGCTAAggtttttcctctttttctctctcactCTGTTTTGGTTCTGTGTTTGTGGTTAGGTGGGATTATAACACGAGTGCGAAAGTGAAGTATAGTTGTGTTTTGCAACTTTTACCTCGTGGAATCCGGACTGAGCTCTGGGGAGGGAATAGGACAAGAAACAAGCGGGGATACCAAACAGTCCCTTTAGGTGGATTTGTTTTTGTCCCGTGTTTACCAGATTGTCCTCGCGTTGTTGACAAGTCATAAGCGATTCGTTTTTTTGACCAGCTAACACACCCGCATAGTTCATTTGGTTTAGCTTTTTGATTAATCTACCCCTTTATCAtgaaatttgatagaaaagatTTTAAGCCCCTATTAACCCTAACCGGCTCCATAGGTCGATCAATAACTAGGCCAACCGAAGCCTAGATTGGTAAAAACACAGTCCCATCACATTACACTGCAAAATTATTTGGTTTGGCACATAACAAATTACTGTTttcacttcaaatatttttttcaggatcatataaaataatatttatgatattgtaTACAAAGTTCGGTGACAAATGTTTCAAGAACACCGTGACGATATATTAGAGGTCATCATTTTATAttcaattcagtttttattaaaaaataattaaattgatttttttaaaaagaaaaatcaaaaccaaactggaaccggttcaaaccgactggtttcggttcggttattttagaacaaaaaccgatTCAAACAGGTTTGGCTCGTTTTTCCCAGTTTGGCTtggtttgtttcttgtttggttcggtttttctCGATTTGCGTTctgtttggttcggttttttcagtttcaggcttataaaaccgaaaccaaattggtcggtttttttaaaattctaatcgattttttttcacagttcggttttttcggttattttttttctagtttctcggtttttgattttgttgctCACCCCTACCATATATAAGTGAAAAAAGGAGTATTGATAACCTTAAGAGGTGTAGCTCTACTGATCAGATCTTAGATTTGCTCCCTAAAGATCATCATTTTGAGTCCTATAAATCTTAGgaccactgaaggcttacatggtcgttaacttcaaggtccatgggattagtcgaacTACGTGCAAGTTATccagacacccacattaataataataataataataaaagagtatTTATGCCACGTGATAGGGTATTTGTATATGAGAGTTTGTTGAGAATTTAGAGTAAAGACtttgagtgtgtttggtattgcggtagctgttgtggttgtggttaaaaaaaagttgttttataaaaagtacttttagttgaggttgatttgaaaaaataggtgtttgattaaaactgtggttgaaattgaagttgaagaaaaagtagtttaatgtatttggttaaaaatgcttttgaaattgaggttataaaataattttaaaatatatatattaatattgatggttttaaatttaaatattatagaattaactacttttattacatcatgaaataaataatacttgatataaaatattttttattattccattaaactatttataattccattacatacaaaattcaaCCGATCAGAACtatagttttcataattttgtgagcgtgtaataaaatcagataaaataaaattaatattacagtgcgagtgaatttaatttactctatactagtttttcaggaaaaaaaatattgttcatttCACAATGCGAGTATATTTAATTTActctaaactaattttttttaaaaaaaaactcttaaaaaaattaacagacttaataaaaaaaaaaaactgtgcacgtgaacagtgcaattcactgaACAGTGTGCCATCACAGGTTGAAACTCTCGTGCAAAAGCTAAAATACTGCTTCTAAAGAATCGTGGTCCTGCCGCATATAAATGACGGGACCCATGTgttttaattaagataatatttgtaACCAAACAACCattcatgtgtttttaaataaacacaaacGCTAACGGATTTAAAAACACATGGATTCTTTATAATGCAGTTACAGTGAGTTTTTAacactttcaagtttcaacagcTCAGGGGTTCAGATTCTCTCCCTGAAATATTTGAGCTTAAAAACTATCTCATTATAAGAGAGGGTTAAAGTAGCCTCCCATCTTTGCAGCAGCGACCACTTTGGTTCGTCGTGGATAATATGACTTTCTCTGCCCGACTAGCTACTTTACTTGAGTCCTTGATTGTCTAACCATCGATTATGAACTGCAAGATTTTACAATCACTTGGGATTTAGGGCGCCAAGGTCAAGGCATGCATGGAAGATTTGGTGATAGTGAATCGTGATCCACCGCAGCTTTCACCTAACATTTGACATTCaagttccttttgttttccgttatatatatatatattaaacatttGATATCCAGTGTTGAGATCCCATCAGCACTGTAACTTGTTtatataacttgttttttaagttttttaagacttgtttgagaatgtggtaacggtttaaaatattttttacttaacaa includes:
- the LOC7459805 gene encoding DExH-box ATP-dependent RNA helicase DExH5, mitochondrial codes for the protein MLSSLLHSPPWQIPQTVKPSTSVSSTAMKDRSPPSSLGAVYVPPHCRIRSLVSTPYCHSSSNASSPYPPIGSKFRENHSESTTVLNPRNRPPLHQQQRNGVADNNDFNSNKKPAPKFVSAYDDRESEEGSDLETDSPVVQPGAYLSDDIEEWKRKLTMLLHDKEKQELISREKKDRRDFEQIAALASKMGLHSHSYAKVVVFSKAPLPNYRFDLDDKRPQREVNLPLGLLQRVDAYLGDYLYQRSRINSNFPDTFSRSSSSSLSTDDGLFEQPEPLASSKAVTEKILWRRSMQLCDQQQAWQESPEGCKMLEFRKTLPAYKEKDAILAAISQNQIVIISGATGCGKTTQIPQFILESEVESVRGAVCNIICTQPRRISAMSVSERIASERGEKLGERVGYKVRLEGVKGKDTHLLFCTTGILLRRLLVDRSLKGITHVIVDEIHERGMNEDFLLIVLKDLLPHRPELKLILMSATLDAELFSSYFDGAPILRIPGFTFPVRTHFLENILEMTGYRLTQCNQIDGYGQEKMWRIGKQAPRKRKSQIASSVEDALRTADFKEYSSQTRESLSCWNPDSIGFNLVEYLLCNICENERPGAVLVFMTGWDDISSLKDKLQAHPFLGDPSRVLLLTCHGSMASSEQRLIFDEPEEGVRKIALATNIAETSITINDIVFVLDCGKAKESSYDALNNTPCLLPSWISKVSAQQRRGRAGRVQPGECYHLYPRCVYDAFAEYQLPEILRTPLQSICLQIKSLKLGSISDFLSRALQSPELLAVQNAIEYLKIIGALDQNENLTVLGRYLTMLPVEPKLGKMLVLGAILNCLDPVLTVVAGLSVRDPFLMPLDKKDLAEAAKSQFSGDYSDHLALVRAYEGWKDAERDLSGYEYCWKNFLSVQSMKAIDSLRKEFFSLLMDTGLVDGNPTTCNAWSHDEHLVRAVICSGLYPGICSIVHNEKSFSLKTMEDGQVLLHSNSVNARESKIPYPWLVFNEKIKVNSVFLRDSTAVSDSVLLLFGGSISRGDADGHLKMLGGFLEFYMQPSVAEMYQSLRRELDELIQTKLLNPRMDIHMHHELLSAVRLLVSEDNCDGRFVFGCHFFKSSKPAVFATQPTLISRGDSGPGGDNSKSQLQTLLTRAGYAAPSYKTKQLKNNQFRATVEFNGMQIMGQPCNNKKSAEKDAAAEALQWLVGGTQTSQEYINHMSMLLKKSKKDHY
- the LOC7459807 gene encoding fructose-bisphosphate aldolase 3, chloroplastic, with protein sequence MACANLVKLNAASSSWIGQKSPFGQRSQGSSTRRVSFSIRANSYTDELVQTAKTIASPGRGILAIDESNATCGKRLASIGLDNTETNRQAYRQLLLTTPGLGEYISGAILFEETLYQSTTDGKKFVDCLRDENIVPGIKVDKGLVPLPGSNNESWCQGLDGLASRSAEYYKQGARFAKWRTVVSIPCGPSALAVKEAAWGLARYAAISQDNGLVPIVEPEILLDGDHPIDRTLEVAEKVWSEVFYYLAENNVVFEGILLKPSMVTPGAEHKEKASADTIAKYTLTMLKRRVPPAVPGIMFLSGGQSEVQATLNLNAMNQSPNPWHVSFSYARALQNTVLKTWQGRPDKVEAAQKSLLVRAKANSLAQLGRYSAEGESEEATKGMFVKGYTY